DNA sequence from the bacterium genome:
GCGTCGCAGGGGCAGGCCTCCTCGCACAGCCCGCAGTACACGCAGCGCAGCAGGTCGATGTCGAACGAGAGCGGATACTTCTCGATGGTCGGGTCCGGATGTTCGGCCGCGACGATCTTGATGCAGTCGGCCGGGCAATAGGTCGAGCACATCTGGCAGGCCACGCAGCGGGGCGTGCCGTCCTCGCGCTGCATCAGCCGGTGCCGGCCGCGGAAGCGGTCGCCGTAGACGCGCTTCTCCTCCGGGTACTGCATGGTGGGCATCTCGTCGGTGGCGAAGACGTTCCGCACCAGGTGCTTCATCGTCACCGCGAGCCCCTTGACCACCTCGACGAGGTAGATCGACTCGAGGAAGTTCGTCTTCTTCGAGCCCGCTTCCTTGGGCAATCCTGCGAAGTTCATGTCACTCCTCGTCGAACGCGTTCTATCACACCAGCGCCATCACCACGGCGGTGACGACGAGATTGGCCAGTCCCAGGGGCAGCATGACCTTCCACCCCAGGTGCATCAGCTGATCGTAGCGGAACCGCGGCAGCGTCCAGCGCACCCAGATGAACAACCAGGCGAAGAACACGACCTTGCCGACGAAGGCCGCGATCTGGAAGATGGTCGCCACCAGTTCGGCGCCCTGCGGCCCGATGGCCCAGGGCTTGAGCAGCAGGCCGCCGGCGGCCGCCACGGCCACCACGAACCACAGGCCGGCGCCGAGCACGGGCTCGCGGTCGCGGGCATCGCCGAACTTGCCCTTCTCCTTCTGCACCCGCCGCATGAAGAGCATGGCGAAGACGACGCTGACGAGGGCGATGCCGACGAGCTTGAGGGTCAGCAGCAGGCCGGCGTGGGCCTCGAGGGCCGGCCGGGGCAGCCACGGGATCTGGTAGCCGCCGAAGTAGAAGGCCGTGATCAGCGCCGCGCCCACCACCATGTGGCAGTATTCGGCCATGAAGAACAGGGCGAACTTCAGCGAGCTGTACTCGAGGTGGAAGCCGGCCACGATCTCCGATTCGCCCTCGGGCAGGTCGAACGGGTTGCGGTTCGTCTCGGCGAAGACCGCCGTGATGAAGAGCACGAAGCCCAGCGGCTGCACCACCACGCCCCACTTGGGCAGCACGCCCCAGATCAGGTCGCCCTGGCCCGCGACGATGTCGGTGATGCGCAGGCTCGAGAAGATCAGGAAGATGCCCATCAGGGCCAGGCCCATGCTGATCTCGTAGCTGATCATCTGGGCCGAGGCCCGGATGCCGCCGAGGAAGGTGAACTTGTTGTTGGAGGCCCAGCCGCCCATGACCACGCCGTAGGTGCCGAGGCTCGCCACCGCCAGCACGTACAGCGCCCCCACCTGCAGGTCGGCCACCACCAGCGGAATCTTCTTCCCGGCGATGGTGATGTAGTCGCCGAACGGGATCACGGCGTACGAGCTGACGGCCACGGCCATGGCCAGCCAGGGCGCCAGGTTGTAGAAGGCCCGGTGGCGCGCGGCGGGCTGCACGTCCTCCTTGAACAGGAGCTTCAGCACGTCGGCGATGGGATGCACCAGTCCGGCCAGGCGCACGCCGGCGATGCCCGCGCGGTTCGGCCCGGTGCGGTCCTGGATGAAGGCCGCGCCCTTGCGCTCGGCCCAGATCAGCACCGGCACCATCCCCATGATCAGCGCGAACATGAAGACGATCTTGGCCAGCGATTCCAGCACGATCGGCATCAGCCTTCACCTCCGGTGGGCGTTCCGCTCGCCGCCGTGGCCGGGGCGAGGCCCAGCGCCGGGAGCTTGTTCAGGTTCACGTCGGCGAGGCCGAGGGCGGCGGCCAGGTCCTGGCGCAGGGCCTTGAGGCTGCCGGGGGCGTCGTCGCCCTTCAACTCGGCCAGGATCCGCCAGTCCTCCCGCGCGCTGCCGGGGCGGACGACCGCCTGCTGGAAGCGCTGCAGCCGGCCGTCCTTGTTGACGAAGATGCCGGTCTTCTCGGCCCAGGACGCGCCGGGCAGCACCAGCGCCGCCGCCTGCGCGGTCGCGTTGGCGTGGGTGCCCACGTAGATCACCTTGCCGTGGCCGGCGATGGCGCCCGCGACGGCCTCGTCCGCGGCCGGATCGCCGCCCAGCACCAGCACCGCACCGCTCGCGCCCCGGATCGCCGCCGCCAGCGCGGCGCCGTCCTGCTCGGCCAGGCCGAGCAGCTCGAGGCCCCTGCGGTTCGGCGTGCGGTCGGCCTGCAGCAGCATGCCGTCGGCCTCGCCCAGCCCGGCGCCCGCCAGGCCGCCGCTCACCGTGCCGGCCAGGCCGCGCAGCAGGAAGAGCTCCTCGAGGCTCTGGTGCGGGCTGCCCACGGCCAGGCCGATGCCGCCGGCGGTCAGATCGGCGAGGACCGCGCCGAGGTCCGCCCAGCGCAGGACGTCCCCGCCGCGGCGCGGGTCCTGCAGCCGGTTCTCGGCGTGGACGTCCTTGTAGATCATGCGGCCCTTGTCGCACATCCAGGGGCCGTTCACGTCCGGGTTGCGCCGCGGCTTCAGGCGGTAGACCCGGCCGGCCTCGTGGTCGACGCGCACGTTGCAGCCCATGCTGCAGCCCGGGCAGATCGACTCGGCCGCCTTGAGCATCCAGACCCGCTTCTGGAAGCGGAAGTCGCGGCTGGTCAGGGCGCCCACCGGGCAGATGTCCACGGTGTTCAGGCTGTAGTTGTTGTCGAGCTCGACCCCCGGCGGCGTGCCGATCTCGGCCCGGTCGCCCCGGTTGTAGATGCCCAGCTCGCCCGTGCCCGTGACCTCGTTGCAGAAGCGCACGCAGCGGCTGCACAGCACGCAGCGCTCCTGGTCGAGGATCACGTGGGGGCCGATGACCTCGGCCTTGGCCTTGTTGACCTTGTCGTCCTGCTCGACCTTCGAGTCGTACAGGCCGTAGGTCATGTACTGGTCCTGCAGGCCGCACTCCCCCGCCTGGTCGCAGATGGGGCAGTCGACCGGGTGGTTGACCAGGTGCATCTCGAGGATCTGCTGGGCCGCCCGGCGCACGCGGTCGTTCCGCGTGTGGACGACCATGCCGTCGCGCACGCCGGTGTTGCAGGCGATCGTGAGCTTCGGCATGCCCTCGACCTCGACCTGGCACAGCCGGCACACGCCCGCCACCGACAGGTCGGGGTGGTAGCAGAAGTGCGGCAGCGCCTCGCCACGGGCCTCGGCGCAGGCGTCGAAGAGGCTGGTTCCGTCGGGAACCTCGATCTCCTTGCCGTCTATCGTCAACTTGGCCATCGGTTACTCCTGCTCCCCGCGCGGCCAGCGGCTGCGCGGGCCGGCGGTCGCGGTTTCCTGGATGAGGGCCTCGAACTCGGGGCGGAACTTGTTCAGGAAGCTGCGCATGGGCATCACGGCGGCGTCGCTCAGCGGGCAGATGGTCAGGCCCGCCATGCCGTTGCAGACGTGCTCGAGCAGGTCGAGGTCCTCGGCGGTCCCCTCCCCCCGGCGCAGCTTCTTGACGATCTTGTGCAACCAGCCCGTGCCCTCGCGGCACGGCGTGCACTGGCCGCAGCTCTCGTCGAAGTAGAAGTGCATCAGCACCTGGATGAGCTCGACCATGTCGCAGCTCTGCGGAATGATGATCATGCCGCCGGACCCCAGCATGGTGCCGGCGTTCATCAGCGATTCGTAGTCCAGGTTGCAGTTCATGATCTCGTCGGCGGGCAGGACGGGCACCGAGCTGCCGCCCACGATCACGGCCTTCAGCTCCTCGCCGTCGACCATGCCGCCGAGCCAGTCGTGGAAGAACTCGCGGAACGGCAGACCCAGCGGGATCTCGTACACGCCCGGGTTCTTCACCGGGCCCGAGACCGAGAACAGCTTCGTGCCGCACGACTTCTCGGTGCCGAAGGCCTTGTAGGCCTCGGCACCGTTGTTGATGATCCAGGGCACCGAGGCCACCGACTCGACGTTGTTGACGATGGTCGGCTTGCCCAGGAAGCCCGCCACCGCGGGAAAGGGCGGCTTGATGTTCGGCTGGCCCTTGCGGCCCTCCACCGAGTTGATCAGGCCCGTCTCCTCGCCGCAGATGTAGGCGCCCGCGCCCTTGTGGACGATCATCTCCAGGTCGTAGCCGCTGCCCAGGATGTTCCTGCCCAGGTAGCCCGCCGCATAGGCCTCGTCCACGGCCGCCTGCACGCGGTCGACCAGCCAGCCGAACTCGCCGCGGATGTAGATGAAGGCCAGCTTCGCCCGCACGGCGAAGCAGCTGATGATGGTGCCCTCGATGGTCTGGTGCGGATCGTAGTCGAGGCACAGGCGGTCCTTGAAGGTGCCCGGCTCGGACTCGTCGGCGTTCACGAAGAAGTAGATCTCCTGGGCGGCCTCGGGCACGAAGCCCCACTTGACGCCGGTGGGGAAGCCGGCGCCGCCGCGGCCGCGCAGGCCCGCGTCCTTGACCACGTCCCGCACCTCGACCGGCTGCATCGACGACAGGACCATCTTCAGGGCCCGGTAGCCGCCGTCGGCCTCGTACACCGGGAGCTTGTGGCCGTCGTCGCGCCCGAACCGGGACGAGAGGATGTTGAAGCGACTGCGATCCATCCTACTGCCCCCCTTCGGCGACCAGGCGGTCGGTGTCGGCCCGCGGCACGACGCCCCGCTTCAGGCTGTCCAGGATCCCGTCCACCTTCTCCGGCGTCAGGTGCTCGTAGAGGTGCCTGCCGAGCTGCAGGCAGGGCCCCATGCCGCAGGCCCCGAGGCACTCGACGCCCTCGAGCTGGAACATCCCGTCGGGCGTGCGCTCGCCGAGCCGGATGCCGAGGCGCTTCTCCATGTGGGCGATCAGCGGCCGGGCGCCCATGATGTGGCAGGAGATGTTGTGGCACACCTGCAGGGTGTGCTTCGCCTGGGGCTCGGTGCGGAACATGGTGTAGAACGAGAGCACCTCGTGCACGCGGGCGCGGCTGACGCCGAGCTTCTCGTGCAACAGCGTCACGCCTTCCTCGGGCACGTAGCCGAGCTCGTCCATGATGACCCAGATGCAGGGCATGATGGCGCTGGCCTTCGTCGGGTAACGCCCGATCAGGGCGTCGATCCGCGACCGGCTCTCGCTCGAGAGGTTGAAGGGGGTTTCACTCATCGGCATTCTACCTTCCACGCCGTGGCCTAGCGGTCCAGCTCACCGGCAATGATGTTCAGGCTGCCCAGGGTGGCGATCGCGTCGGGGATCATCCGGCCCTGGACGATGGTCGTGTACGAGGAGAAGATCGGGAAGCACGGCGGCCGCACCTTCATGCGGTAGGCGTGGCCCGTGCCGTCCGAGACGCTGAAGAAGCCCAGCTCGCCGTTGGCGCCCTCGCCGAAGCCGTAGCCTTCGCCCCGCGGCACCTTGATGCCTTCGTAGACCAGCTTGAACTGGTTCATGACGCCTTCGATGCTGTGATAGACGTTCTGCTTCGGCGGGATGATGATGTCGTGGTTGTCGATGTCCACCGGCCCGTCGGGCAGCTTGTCGAGGGCCTGCAGCACGATCGAGCGGCTCTGGATGATCTCGGCCAGGCGCACCATGATGCGATCGTGGGTGTCGCCGGCGCTGCCCGTGGGGATGTCGAAGTCGTACTGCTCGTAGCCCGAGTAGGGCGCGTGACGGCGCAGGTCGTAGGCCAGTCCCGTGGCCCGCAGCGCCGGGCCCGTGTAGCCGAAGCTGAGGGCCGTCGCGCTGTCGATGGCCCCCACCCCCACGGTGCGGTCCAGGAAGATCCGGTTGCGCGCCACGAGCTTCATCACGTCGGTGTGGGCCGCGACCAGGTCGTCGAGCTTGCTGCGGATCTCCGCCTCGAAGCCGTCGTACAGGTCGTGGCTCATGCCGCCGATGCGCGCGTAGTTCGTGGTCAGCCGCGAGCCGCACAGCTTCTCCAGCGACTCGTAGATGCTCTCGCGCACGTTGTACAGGTACCAGTAGTTGGTCAGGGCGCCGATGTCGACCAGGTTCGTGCACACGCAGACCAGGTGGTCGATGATGCGCGACAGCTCGCTGACGATGACGCGGATCGCCTGCGCCCGGGGCGTGGCCTCGACGCCGCACATCTTCTCGATGGCCATGGCGTAGATCGAGTTGTTCAGCATGGCCGAGCAGTAGTTCAGGCGGTCGGTGTACGGCATCACCTGGGCCCAGGTGTGGTCCTCGGCCTCCTTCTCGAAGCAGCGGTGGATGTAGCCGATCTCCGACTTCGCCTCGAGGATCGTCTCGCCGTCGAGCAGGCACTCCACGCGCAGGGCGCCGTGCATGGCCGGATGGCTCGGGCCGAGGTTCACCGTCAGCAGGTCCGAGGGGTGCACCTCGTCGATGGCCCCGTGCACGTCGGCCGCCTGGCTCGTGGCCCGCCGCGCCGCCCGCGCGATGTCCTCGTCGTCGAAGAGCTTCTCCGGCCGCGTGCACTCCTGCCCCTGCTCGATGGGGTAGTCCTTGCGCAGGGGGTGCCCCTCGAACTGGTGGTGGCAGAGGATGCGGCGCAGGTCCGGGTGGTCGGCGAAGGTCACGCCGAACATGTCGTACACCTCGCGCTCGGCCCAGTTGGCGCTCCGGTACAGGCCGCTCAGGGTGGGCACCGGCTCGTCCTCGTCCGTGCGCACCCGCACCTGGATGCGGTGGTTCTTCTCCCACGACCGCAGCAGGTAGACGACCTCGAACTCCTCGTCCCGCTCCGGATAGTGCACGCCCACCACATCGGAGAGCTGCTCGCACGCCTCGCGGTCCCGCAGGTGGGCGACGACGGCGGTCAGCTTGTCCCGCGGCACGGTCACGGACTCGTCGCCGTGCTGGCTGTCCGTGGCCAGGATGTCCGCACCGAACTGCTGCCGGAGTCTCTCGACCAGCTTCTGGCTCATGCTTTTCCGTCCCTGGCGCGGCGCCCCGGGCGCGCGCCGGCTGGAGTGTGATCACGCGCGGGAGCTAGGCCTGTTCCCGGATCGCGTGGCGCACGTGGGAAGGCACCAGGCCCTCCTTCTCGACCTTGTCCTGGATCTGGGTCAGGGCGAACAGCAGGTTCTCCGGCGTGGGCGGACACCCGGCCACGTACACGTCGACCGGGATCACGTGGTCGGCGCCCTGCAGGGTGCTGTAGTTGTTGTAGAACCCGCCGCTGCTGGCGCACACGCCCATGGCGATGACCCACTTGGGCTCGGCCATCTGCGCGTAGATGGTCTTGAGGATCGGCGCCTGCTTGTAGCTGATGGTGCCGGCGATGATCATCATGTCGCTCTGCCGCGGCGAGAAGCGCACCAGCTCGGCGCCGAAGCGGCTGATGTCGTTGTACGACGACACGGTGCTCATGAACTCGATGGCGCAGCACGCGACGCCGAAGGGCAACGGCCACAGGGAGTACTTGCGCCCCCAGTTGACCGCCTGCCGCAGGCGCGTCGTGATGAAATTGCTGGGGCTTTCGAGGTCTACTGCCATTCGAGCCCCCCTTTCTTCCAGATGTAGATGAATCCCACCAGGAGCACCGCCACGAAGGCGCCCATCTCGCCCAGGGCGAACAGGCCGTGCCCCGCCTCCAGCAGCCCCTTGTACATGATCACCCAGGGGTAGAGGAAGACGGCTTCCAGATCGAACAGCAGGAAGAAGAGCGCGACCAGGAAGAACCGCACGAAGAACCGGATCTGGGTCGAGCCGCGCACCGGGATGCCGCACTCGTAGATCGAGTCCTTCAGGGGCGAGGGCCGCGAGGGCCCGAGCCAGAAGCTCAGTCCCAGGAAGAGTCCCGCGAAGGCCGCCCCGACGAGGAGCACGAGCAGCACGGGAATGAACTGTTCGAACATGGGCACTCCCAAGGGAGGGGTCGTTGACGATCGGACGGTCGGCCCGCCGCGCCGGCGTCAGCGCAGGTGCTTTGGGGAGACCGGTTTGTTGCAAAAATAACAGACTAGTTGAGGGTGTCAACCGAACCCTGACCGTTGGACGAAAGAATGTCCGGGTGGGTCGGAAACTGGCCATCCGCGTCGGCCGGGGCGAACGGCGTCCACGCCCGCCCCCGGCCACAGCTAAAGATAACCTCATACGGACGGCCACTTTCGCCCGCCGCCGGCCGCCGCTCCGGGACACGCCCGTCCGGCACGCCGGTTGCGTGGCCCGGCACCGAACAGCCCCCCTTTCCCGGAAACAGGAGAAGCGAACATGGCTCCGAACACGACCGCGACCGCCCCCGCCGCCGCCCCGGACCTGGCCGAGATGGTGACCGCCGGCACCGACGCCCTGAACGACGGCGACCTGCGCCTCGCCCTCGAGCGCTTCGAAGCCGTGGTCAACACCTTCCCCGACCGCCCCGAGGGCCACAACAACCTCGGCGCCCTCTACTCGTCCCTCGGCGAGTACGGGAAGGCCGAGACGTGCTTCGACCACGTGCTGGACCTGCTGCCGGAGAACCCGAACGTGCGCTACAACCGCGGCCTCGTGCGATCGCGACAGGAGAAGCACGACGCGGCCCGCGACGACTTCCAGGCCGTGCTGAAGCTCACGCCCAACGACCCGGACACCCTGAACAACCTCGGTGTCTCCGACTTCATGCAGGGACGCCTCGACGAGGCCCGCCGGCACTTCGAGACCGCCCTGAAGGTCCGGCCCGGCTACGCCAACGCGTTCCTGAACCTGGTCGACCTGGCCTGGCAGACCGACGGCGCCGACCGCGCCGCCCGCATGTGCGGCGAGTTCCTCGCCTCGCACCACGACACCGAGGTCCAGCGCCGCCACCTCGAGCTGCAGATCAGCGCCGCCCGCGAGCACCTGCAGGGCGCCCTGGTCGCCGCCGATGCGGTGATGGTCGTCGACGCCAACCCGGTCGTCGCCGCCGAGCGCGAACGCATCGTCCACGCCCTGGCCGCCTGGCACCGCGAGGCGTCGGCCCACGGCTGATCCGACTCCGGGCAGAAACCGGGATTTCCCCCCACCCGGGCATCTGCTAACCTGAAGGCCACCGCTGCGGCGGTGGCCTTCTGTCGTCGCCGCCCCGCCCCAGCCCCGGGAGATCCCGTGTTCGTGCACCTCAACGGCCGCCTCGTGCCCGCCGACCAGGCCCGGGTCAGCGTCTTCGACGGCGGCTACACCGCCGGCGACGGCGTCTACACCACCCTGCGGCTCTACGCCGGACGCCCCCTCGACCTGCCGGCCCACTGGGCGCGTCTGGCCCGCCAGACCGCCGCCCTTGAGATCCCGTTTCCCCTGGACGAGGCCGGCCTGCGCCGGGCGGTGGCCGAACTGGCCGAGCGCAACGGGCTGACGGACGGCGACGGGCGGCTGCGCATCACCGTCAGCCGCGGCGGCTCGCCCGACGACCCGCTGCCCCTGACGCGCCTGGCGGCGATCCCCTCGACCGTCGTCATGACCCTGGTCCCGGTGGCGCCGGCCCTGGCCGAATGGGCCGCCGACGGCATCCCCGTCGTCGTCCTCGACGACGCCTACGCCCGCGGCAGCTTCCCGCACCTGAAGACCCTCAACGGCCTCGCTGCGGTCTCGGCCCTGCGGCGGGCCGCCGCCGCCGGCTGCCCGGAGGCCCTGCTGACCGGACCGGACGGCCGCCTGCTCGAGGGGGCGGTCAGCAACATCTTCGTCGTGCGGGACGGGCGCCTGGCCACCCCCACGGTCGGTGACGGCTTCCTGGCCGGACGCACCCGCGAACGCATTCTCGGCCTGGCCGCCGGCCTCGGCCTGCCCGCCGGCGAGGCCGTCCTGCGCCGCGAAGACCTCGCCGCCGCCGCCGAGGTCTTCGTCGTCAGCAGCGTCCGCGAGGTGCTGCCGGTGGTGCGCATCGACACGGTGCCCGTGGGCGACGGCCGCCCCGGCCCGGTCACCCGCCGCATCCAGGCGGCCTACCGCGAGCTCATCGACCGCGCCCTGGTCGAAGATTCCGGCGCCTGAGCGCCGCGCCCCCGCACGCCCCGCAAGAAAACGACCGCCCCGCGGTGCGGGGCGGTCGCCGGAACGGGCCTCGGGCCGGCTCAGAAGTCGAAGCTCGTCTCCTGGGCCTTGAACGTGTTGAAATCGTCATGGTCGGCCGGGGGCAGGTCGTTGCGGATGTCGCGCGGCTGCTGCGGCGCCGGCGCGCCGGCCAGGGCGATCTCGCTCTTCATGCTCGCCAGGTCGATGTACTCGTCCGAGGCCGCGATCAGGTCGGTGCTCGTCATCTCGCGCAGCGCGCACACCTCCACGTGGATCCCGCGCCGGCCGAGGGCCGCCACCAGCGGCTGGAAGTCGCCGTCGCCGGTGCAGAGGATGATCGAGTCGAGCTGGGCCGAGAGTTCCAGGGCGTCGATGGCCATTTCCATGTCGAGGCAGCCGCGCACGTTGCGCGTGCTGGGGTCGTTCTCGTTGAAGTTCTTGATCTCCTTCGTGACGACCGTGAACCCGTTCAGCTTGAGGAAGTTGATGAAATCGATCTTCCCTTCGGACTGGTTGCTGATGGCGGTGTAGAAGTACGACCGCACCAGCCGTCGGCCGGCGGCGAGCTTCGCGCACAGCTTCAGGTAGTCCATCCGCATGTTCATATGCTTGGCGCTGTAATGGATGTTCTCGCCGTCGATGAAGATCGCGACGCGGTCCATGGGGTTCGTGCTGTACATTCCCGATACCTCTAGAAACTCGGAATCATGACGGGGGCCGGTAAGCCGGCCGGCTGGGCGAGACGGCAGAAGGGAGCATCGCTTTGGCGATCCTCCCCTCTGCCCCGGAATATAGCCCGGCCGACTTCGATTCGCAATCGCGTTTTGGCCGGTCAGACCCCGATCCCCGGTTCGGCCGCCGGGGCGGCGCCGTCGCCCCGCCGCCAGGCCCCGAGGGCCCGCCGCAGGTTCTCCGCCCACACCGTCGCCAGGCGGTAGTAGGTCGGCATCACCAGCAGCGTCAGCAGGGTGCTCGAGGCCAGGCCGCCGCTGATGGCACGGGCCATGGGGTAGTACTCGGCGTCGCCCACGTGGGCCCCGTGGAAGACCGCCAGGGGCAGCAGGCCGAGGATGGTCGTGCCCGCGGTCATCAGGATCGGCCGCAGGCGGTCGCCGCCGCCGGCCAGGATCGCGGCGTCCAGATCGAGGCCCGCCTTGCGCCGCCCGTTGATGTGGTCGACGAGCACGATCCCGTTGTTCACGACGATGCCGATCAGGATCACCATGCCGATCATCGCCATCATGTTGAACGGCGTGCCGGTGGCCATCATCAGCCAGAAGACGCCCAGCGAGGCGAAGGGCACCGTGCCCATGACCACCAGCGGATAGAGCAGCGACTCGAACAGGCTCGCCATGACGAAGAAGACGCAGGCCAGGGCCAGCAGCATGTTGGCCCCCATCTCCGACTCCTGCTCCTGGGCCCGCACGATGTTGCCCCCGAAGTTCCAGCCGTAGCCGAACGGCAGGTCCAGCCCGTCCATCAGCGGCCGGATCTGCTCGATGGCGTCGTCGAGCTTCTCCCCGTCCCAGGTGCCGGTGATGGTGACGCCGGTGCGCTGGTCGCGGCGGAAGATCCGCTCGGGGCTCTTGCCGAACTCGAAGTCGGCGATCTGCGCGAGCTGCACGGCGCGGCCGTCGACCGACCCCACCGTCAGCAGGGCCAGGTTCTCGATGGACTCGGCATCGTCCGGCCAGAGGCTCACGACGAGATCGATCTCCTTCTCGCCCGTGTTCAGGCGGGGCAGCAGCACGCCGCGGTAGGTCAGCCCCATGATCTGCGACACCGTGGCCGGCGAGATGTTGTACCGCCCGGCCTGGTCGCGATCGACCTTGATGCGGATCTCGGCCTTGCCGTTGTCGTCGTCGCTGCGCAGGTCGCCGATGCCCTCGATCAGGCCGAGGCGCCGCTTGGCCTCCTCCGCGTACTCCTCGAGAAACTCGGTCTCCTCGCCGGAGATCGTCACCGAGAAGGTCTTGGCGCCGGAATCCTGTCCGTCGTCGCCACCGAAGCGGTAGGTCAGGCCCGCCTGCACCGGCAGGTTCTCCCGCAGGTCGTCCCGCACCTCGCGGAAGAACTCGTCCGAGACGACGCCGTCCTCGAAGAAGAGCGTGATGCCGCCGCCGTCGGCCACGTAGTACGAGTAGATGTCGCGCAGGTCGAGGTCGTCGCGGCGCGTCTCGCAGTACTCGGTCGCCCGGGCCACCATGGCCTCGGAGGTCGTCTTGTCCACCGGGCCGGTGTAGTCGAAGCCGATGCGCAGGCTCTCGCGGCGGATGCCCTGGTCGCCCTCCGTGTCCGGCTTGAAGCCGGTCAGCTTCATGCCGCCCACGGTGATCGCCAGCACCGCGGGCACGATCACCAGGGCCGTCAGCACCGGGTGCCGGATGGCGGTCCAGGACAGCATGCGCACGTAGACGCGCTTGACCGCCAGCAGCCAGCGCGCCTCCTTGATCTCGCCGCCGGTGCGGGTCATGCGGATCGAGAGGGCCGGGATCACGGTCAGGCTCACCAGCAGCGAGAAGATCAGG
Encoded proteins:
- a CDS encoding NYN domain-containing protein, producing MYSTNPMDRVAIFIDGENIHYSAKHMNMRMDYLKLCAKLAAGRRLVRSYFYTAISNQSEGKIDFINFLKLNGFTVVTKEIKNFNENDPSTRNVRGCLDMEMAIDALELSAQLDSIILCTGDGDFQPLVAALGRRGIHVEVCALREMTSTDLIAASDEYIDLASMKSEIALAGAPAPQQPRDIRNDLPPADHDDFNTFKAQETSFDF
- a CDS encoding efflux RND transporter permease subunit, encoding MWLTFLSLRRPVTLAMGLATIVLLGAVSIIKVPLDFLPRVEFPFIAVWVPYQGGIPSENEREIVRPIEEVLSTLGGVKQTFSYADAGEVQVGVTFEWGRDVNLLRMEVKEKIDQIRSQLPADIQQIFLLTFNSNDIPIIEGRISAKGRDLSESYDLIDQKIIQPLQRIPGVGRVNIDGVNPTQASVYLRFDKIMEHNVDVDRLFRELQAANVELTVGRVTDEGLRYDVRTVSGLHGVEELRELPIDERGLRLGDVAYVLYGAPALAYGRVLNGEPAIAFWIQKASGYNTVEVCRAVEAELGRINEDPALQGINSFSFFNQADQITDSLRSLLQGGLFGSVLAVAILYLFLRRLSMTLVVSIAIPISILGTCIFLFLTGRTLNVLTMMGLMLGVGMLVDNAVVVLESIHRRQHAGNNPVAAAARGTKEVGTAIVASTLTTVIVFAPVVVSKADELSVWLGEVGITISVTLIFSLLVSLTVIPALSIRMTRTGGEIKEARWLLAVKRVYVRMLSWTAIRHPVLTALVIVPAVLAITVGGMKLTGFKPDTEGDQGIRRESLRIGFDYTGPVDKTTSEAMVARATEYCETRRDDLDLRDIYSYYVADGGGITLFFEDGVVSDEFFREVRDDLRENLPVQAGLTYRFGGDDGQDSGAKTFSVTISGEETEFLEEYAEEAKRRLGLIEGIGDLRSDDDNGKAEIRIKVDRDQAGRYNISPATVSQIMGLTYRGVLLPRLNTGEKEIDLVVSLWPDDAESIENLALLTVGSVDGRAVQLAQIADFEFGKSPERIFRRDQRTGVTITGTWDGEKLDDAIEQIRPLMDGLDLPFGYGWNFGGNIVRAQEQESEMGANMLLALACVFFVMASLFESLLYPLVVMGTVPFASLGVFWLMMATGTPFNMMAMIGMVILIGIVVNNGIVLVDHINGRRKAGLDLDAAILAGGGDRLRPILMTAGTTILGLLPLAVFHGAHVGDAEYYPMARAISGGLASSTLLTLLVMPTYYRLATVWAENLRRALGAWRRGDGAAPAAEPGIGV